CGCCCAGCGCCTTGGCCTCGTACATCGCCAGATCGGCGTTCAGCCACATTTCCTCGGGGCTGTGCGCATCCATCGGAAACAGGCTCATCCCCATCGAGGCGGACAGATACAGCGGCTGGCCGTCGATCTCGAAGGGTTCGGCGAAAGCCTGCGCCAGCGCCGCGGTCGCCGCCTCGGGTTCCTCGGCCAGACGGCCGCGGCTGAGAAAGGTGAATTCCTCGGCCCCGACCCGGGCCAGCAGCTGGTCGGGTTCGCGCAGCGCCTCGAGCCGTTCGGCGACCTTGCAGATCACCCGGTCGCCCAGCTGCGGGCCGAAACGGTCCTTGATCTGCTGGAACTGGTCGATCGACAGGAAGACCTGCTGCAAGAGATCGCCCGCGGGGCGCGCGCGCAGCTGCGCCGGGCCGACCTGGGCGCGGAAGGATTCGCGATTGGGCAGCCCGGTCAGCGCATCATGCGTCGCGGCATGGCTGGCCTCCTCGGCGGCCTGGGCCAGACGCCGTTCGTCCATCAGCCTTTGCGTGATGTCGGAGACCGAACAGACCACCTGCACCGGCCCGCCGCGCGATTCCATCGGCGCCGCATTGACCGAGATCACCCGCTCCGTCCCGTCCGGTCGCGGCAGGGTCAGGCGCAGGTCGTTCAGCGTCTCGCCGCCCTGCGCCACGCGCTCGAACGGAAAGCCCCGCCCCGCCCCGGTGCCCTCGCGCGGACCGTAAAGCCAGCCCAGCGCCGCGTGACAGCGCCCGACCAGACCCGCGCCGGTGGTGTCAAGGATCTGCTCCGCCTCCATGTTGGCAAAGACGATCACCCCCGAGGGATCGAAGGCCAGGATGCCCGAGACCGAGGTTTCCGTCAGCCGCTGCAGGAAGTCGTTCTTCGCGATCAGCTCGGCCTCGAGCAGCTTGCGGCGGGAAATGTCGACATGCACCCCCGAGAGCACCAGCGCCTCGCCGGTCGCGGCCATTTCGACGGCGCGGCCGCGCGACAGGATCCAGACCCAATGCCCGTCGGCATGGCGCATGCGGAATTCTTCGGTGAAGAAATAGTCCCGGCTGCGGAATTTCGGCGCCTGGGCGGTGTTCAGCCGCACCATGTCCTCCGGGTGGACGAGCGCGCGCCAGTCGTCGATCATCAGCGGCACGGGCAGGTCTTCGGGCTTGCGGCCGATGATCTCGGCCCAGCGGTCGTTGATCACCAGCCGGTTCGTGCGCAGATCATGCCGCCAGGTGCCCACCTGCCCGCCGGCGATGACATCGGCCAGACCCCGGATCGCCTCCTGCTGGTCGTGCACGTCAAGGGCGAAGCCGAACAGCCTGCCGCCGGGATCGCGCAGGGCGCTATCGACATCGGTCACCACCTTGATCCAGCGGTAAGTGCCGTCACGGTCGCGGATCCGGTGCACATGCGGCGGGATCGGCACCCGCCCGCCCGCGAAAATCTCGCGGTGCAGCGCCATGTGGGCGTTGAAACTCTCCATGTCGTCGGGATGGATCAGCGCGCGCAGCTCGGTTGTCGGCACCGCCTCCCCCTCGCGCCAGCCGATCCGGCGCGCCAGGATGCCGGAGGTGCGCAGCCACAGGACCCCGTGGCGGTCGACGAAGCTTTCCCAGTCGCAGCCCCCCGCCGCATCCAGCGCCCCGCGCAGCCGGTCCTCGGCCTGCGAGACGGCCTCGAACGCGGTTTCCTGCCGCGCCAGCGCGCCGCGCAAGATCCCCCAGAGCGCCAGCGAGGTCAACGCGATGAAGGCCCAGCCCTTGAAGGTCTGATAGGATTGATATTGCTGATAATCCGCGGAAATCGCGGTCAGCATCCGGTCGCTGGTCAGGACGTAGAGCACGCCCACCAGCGCATAGGCCGCGGCAATCCGGAACGCCGTCAAGTGATGAACCAGTTTGGCAGGCATGGAGGCTTTTCGCGTGAGTTCCGGGGTCAGAAGAAGTCGGACACGAACGCGGACGATGTGTCAATCGCCGTGAACGCGCGCTTTCGAAATACCCCGGCAGACTGCACCCAAGCTGTGAAGCAATCCTTGCGTTTTTGCGAAACGCGATTGAATCTCTGACGTATTTTCATGATTTTCTGCCCGGCGGACAGCCAAAGGCCGACGATCCGGGGACCGTCGGCCTTGAGTTCGCGGCCTTGCCCGATCAACTGCGGGCGCGCTCTTCAGCCGGGATCGGCTTTTTCAGCGCGATCAGCAGACCCGTCGTCACCAGCGTGCCGACAACGATCGAAAGCGCATAAAGCCCGAGGTTCGTCACCGCATGCGGGATCGCCAGCACGAAGATCCCGCCATGCGGCGCGACCAGCAGGCAACCCAGCGCCATCGACAGCGCCCCGGTGATCGCCGAGCCGACGATGATCGAGGGGATCACCCGGGCCGGGTCTTTCGCGGCAAAGGGAATGGCGCCTTCGGTGATGAAGGACAGGCCCAGCACCGCGGCGGCGCCCCCGGCTTCA
This DNA window, taken from Rhodobacter capsulatus SB 1003, encodes the following:
- a CDS encoding sensor domain-containing protein, with product MPAKLVHHLTAFRIAAAYALVGVLYVLTSDRMLTAISADYQQYQSYQTFKGWAFIALTSLALWGILRGALARQETAFEAVSQAEDRLRGALDAAGGCDWESFVDRHGVLWLRTSGILARRIGWREGEAVPTTELRALIHPDDMESFNAHMALHREIFAGGRVPIPPHVHRIRDRDGTYRWIKVVTDVDSALRDPGGRLFGFALDVHDQQEAIRGLADVIAGGQVGTWRHDLRTNRLVINDRWAEIIGRKPEDLPVPLMIDDWRALVHPEDMVRLNTAQAPKFRSRDYFFTEEFRMRHADGHWVWILSRGRAVEMAATGEALVLSGVHVDISRRKLLEAELIAKNDFLQRLTETSVSGILAFDPSGVIVFANMEAEQILDTTGAGLVGRCHAALGWLYGPREGTGAGRGFPFERVAQGGETLNDLRLTLPRPDGTERVISVNAAPMESRGGPVQVVCSVSDITQRLMDERRLAQAAEEASHAATHDALTGLPNRESFRAQVGPAQLRARPAGDLLQQVFLSIDQFQQIKDRFGPQLGDRVICKVAERLEALREPDQLLARVGAEEFTFLSRGRLAEEPEAATAALAQAFAEPFEIDGQPLYLSASMGMSLFPMDAHSPEEMWLNADLAMYEAKALGGNRAVPFTPKLRDRLAQEAMIGQSLQRAIRDGAFALYLQPKINLLDHGSLAGAEALVRCTDPALAGIGPDIFMPIAEKTGLVRDIDLLMIDLVGAFVATLRGRGQQLCISINLSPESLRRVRFGQAVLAHLAAAGLGPEDVLFEITEGAVVDLNSDARESIEALLAAGFELSADDFGTGYSSLSYLQKLQLKELKIDRSFVSRIALGDFASDAIVRATLAMAAALGLRTVAEGIDTPAQVVWLRQHGCDLGQGYHFAKPLPAMDFMSGFLEADGLRAKDLALG